Genomic DNA from Paenibacillus donghaensis:
TAGGTTCACAAGTTTTATAATGAAATGGGGAAATGCCGCTTTTTATTAGTAATGCCACTAAACTGCTCACGTTCGATTACATCCGTCAGCTCACATTCGGAAGTCCGTTGAGATCGTAAAAGCTCATCAGAATTACCGGAGTGATTTGACTCACAGGCAATTTAGCTTGATTAGTTATATAGCACGCTCTAATATAAATACATATACAATTTCAACTAAGAGGTGTATTAATGAGGTTTAATGAATTTTTTGTCGGACAAGTGTTCAAAACCAAGTCTATAAGAATTACTAAAGAGAGTATTACAAGCTTTGCAGCTGAATTTGACCCGCAATATATGCATTTGGATGAAGATAAAGCAAAGCAGGGAGTATTCAATGGAATAATCGCTTCCGGAATACAAACCATTGCTGTTTCATTTAAACTTTGGGTTGAAACGGGTAGCTATGGGGATGATGTTATTGCTGGAACCGCAATGAATAATCTTAAATTTATAAAGCCGGTGTATCCAGATGATGAATTGCATACAATAGTTGAAGTCATTGCAGTACAAGAGAAGAAGAATGAAACGGGACTCGTTACTGTATTGTTGTCTACTTTCAATGACAAAGATGAGAGAGTTTTTGAAGGTGATTTATCCGTTCTGGTTAAGCAGTAGTGCACTTTGAAACAATTTATATCCAGCTAACGGGAAAGTATAGATCAATAAATAAGGCTGCCGATCATCAGCAGCCTTATTTATCTATGTGAATATATGTCACATATAAAAAACTTGCCAAACAGATATAAATGAAAGGGGAGTAAGCATGGTCAGTCATTTGGGCATGCAGAAGTGCTTAAGATTTTGTGGATTCCAAAAAACCTAAACTCCCGGCCAAGTTATAACGAGGCAGGGGATTTAGGTTTTTGGATTTCAGCATATCTTGATAGATGCTGGCGGCAAGGTTATTTTCTTAACTGACCTGGTATTGGAATATGTCTAATAGACTCAATCGGATGATATAGTAGCATCCATGGACCTGAGAAACGCATAATATCCTTAATTCTTTGACGGTAATCCTGTTTGTAACAATGGATAGGACACTTTGAGCAAGCCGTTTTCTCTTCACCGAATTGGCAGAGGGATAACTTTTTCCTAGCATAATCATTTAAGTCCTGACATTCCACGCAGAACACTTTTTGATGATGTTTTTTCTTACAATATATATAAATCATTTTAGAAACAAGTTCTTGTTCTCTTCGAATTTTAGAACCATCATTGAACTGCCGTTTCACTTCTTTTGTCATATTTGAAAGATTCCTTTCAATATAAAAATGCATTATATATTAACTATAACATCTAATTATTAAAGCTTATATAACTTTTAAAAAGAAAAGCCTACCGTAAAAAGAACTATACTTTTTAGGGTATAAGCTTTAATTTTGTATATGAAATTTTAAAAAAGACTATGATAAAATAATTTTTGTTACCGCTTACAATTATATTTATGGGAGGATGTGGGAATTGTCCCGCTACGGGGTGCACAGCATCATAGTAAGACTAGATGCAATTTAACCCAAAGGAGGAATGCCAAATGAAACAAAAAAGAATGCGATTATTATTAGCGATTTTTATTTGTATTGTGCTTGCATTGCCTGCAGTAAGTGTACAGGCGGCAACAACGATCACCTCAAATCAGAGCGGAACCCAAGATGGTTACTACTATGAGCTGTGGAAGGATTCCGGCACCACAAGTATGACTCTCGATAGTGGTGGCACGTTCAGTGCCCAGTGGAGCAATATCGGAAATGCGTTATTCCGTAAAGGCAAGAAATTTAACGAGACCCAAACACACCAGCAGATTGGAAACATATCAGTAAACTACAGTGCCAACTACCAGCCAAACGGCAACTCCTATTTATGTGTCTATGGGTGGACGGTTGACCCGCTCATAGAATATTACATCGTCGATAGCTGGGGCAGCTGGCGTCCGCCAGGAGGAACGTCAAAGGGCACCATAACCGTTGATGGGGGGACATATGACATATATGAGACCACCAGAGTCAATCAACCTTCCATTAAAGGCACTGCAACTTTTCAGCAGTATTGGAGTGTCCGAACGTCGAAACGCACGAGCGGAACCATATCGGTTAGCGAACACTTTAAAGCGTGGGAGAGCAGAGGAATGCCAATGGGGAAGATGTATGAAGCTTCGCTTACGGTAGAGGGATATCAAAGTAGTGGAAGTGCCACTGTGACTAGTAATACTATTACTATCGGCGGAGGCGGTGGTCCAACTCCAACTCCTTCTCCAAGCACAGGTACGAAAAAGGAAAGCGAGAGTATGACCAAAAGCGGTCAGTACACCTCGAATATCAGCTCGCCGTTTTCCGGCGTCGCTCTATACGCCAACAATGATTCGGTGAAATATACGCAGTATTTTGAGAGCGGCACCCATAATTTCTCACTTCGTGGTGCTTCTAATAACTCCAACATGGCCAGAGTTGACTTAAAAATCGCTGGACAGACGAAGGGTACCTTCTACTTCGGCGGGAGCAGTCCTGCCGTCTATACCCTAAACAATGTCAGCCATGGAACGGGAAATCAAGAGATTGAGCTCGTTGTAACCGCCGATGATGGAACATGGGATGCTTACATTGATTATTTAGAAATCAACTGACAACCACGAAGCGGTACCGGCGGGATCATTCCCGTCGGTTTTTTTATACAGAGAAAAGGAATAATGATAAGAGTATTCAGAAAACTGTCATATCACTCTCGTGGTTACTTAAGCTATAATGAGTTCTAAAAAAGAAAATGGGGAGTTAGTAAATGAATCAATTTAAAGGTGAAAAGAGCCTGCTCACGGAGAAGAAGGAGCGTTTTTCTTCCAGCGGCTTTATTTTCGCAGCCATCGGCAGCTCAGTGGGTCTGGGGAATATGTGGAAGTTCCCTTATATTACAGGGGAAAATGGCGGTGCGGCTTTCTTCCTTCTCTTCATCGTCTGTCTGGTGCTGATCGGCTTGCCGGTGCTGCTGGCCGAACTGGCCATCGGACGCAGCGGACGCGGAAGCGCGGCGACTTCGTTCATACGTGCCGGAGGCGGGAAAGGGTGGAAGGCCGCCGGAATTCTGCAAGTGGTGGCGCCGTTTCTAATCCTCTCCTTTTATATTATTGTTGCAGGCTGGACGCTGAACTACGCGATGATTGCCTTCAATGGACAACTGTTCAGCACAAGTGATTACGCAGGTGAATTTGGCTCCTTTATCTCAGGGTATATGCCGATTGTCTGGCAGGGAGTAGCCATCCTGATTACGGCGGGCGTAGTCATCCTTGGGGTATCGGGCGGGATTGAGAAATTCAACAAAGTATTGATTCCCGGCCTGGTCGTTCTCCTCATTGTGTTGATGATTCGCGCGGTAACCTTGCCGGGCGCAGGCGCAGGTGTATCCTTCTTCCTCAAACCGGACTTCTCGGTGCTGACGGCGGAATCCGCGCTGGTCGCCTTGGGACATGCCTTCTTCTCCTTGTCGCTCGGGATGGGGATTCTATTGACTTACGGTTCTTATGTGGATAAAAATCAGTCGCTCGGTACCGCTGCATTAGCGATTGGCGCTGGGGATTTGCTATATGCATTTATCGCCGGACTGATTATTTTCCCGACGACGTTCTCGTTTGGCATTGCCCCCGATCAAGGACCTTCGCTGATTTTTATCGCTCTACCGGCAGCTTTCTCGGCTATGCCTTTCGGTGCGTTCTTCGGCGGTCTGTTCTTCATCCTGTTGGCGATTGCCGCTTTGACTTCGGCCGTATCCCTGCTTGAAGTGCCAGTATCCTTCGCGATGGAGCGCTGGAACTGGAGCCGTCAACGTTCGGTCTGGATCTTGTCTCTGGTCTGTTTCCTGCTCGGTATTCCTTCAGCAATGTCGCTGGGAATGTTCCCTGAGCTTACGTTTGGCGGTAAAGCTCTGTTCGACTGGATCGATTTCATCACCTCCAACATTATGCTGCCGCTTGGCGGTCTGCTGGTTACCATTTTTGCCGGATATTTCTGGAAAGGGGCTGCAGAAGCGGCTGGGCTGCAGAAGCGCTGGTTCCGTATCTGGTTGTTCATGCTCCGGTATGTCGCGCCGATTCTGGTGTTCCTGGTGTTGCTCCATACCTCGGGAATTCTCACCTTCTAATTCAACAACCCCTCATACTCCGAGACTTGTCGTTCCGAAAGGATTTCAATTTGTTCTCTAACGGACGGAAGGTGGCTGAAGGTCATGACTGGTACGGTTTTTATTTCTATTTGCCTTCTCGTAACCGGTGGCCATTGTTCCTGCTGCAGAGCGGCACGACGTTCGAGGCAGAAAGGGTTGCATTTCCATTCGAAATTCCTGCACAGGTTCAGTTCTGAACCTGTGTTTTTTGCTTTGTTCGACTTGCGGGCCTTCAAGAAGATGGATGTGGAGAATCCTTACATGGGCCGAATGCTAAAGAAAACACAAGTGCACTCATAGAAACTCCATATTGCAAGCGCTTTATTCTAGGTAGAATAAGGATAGATCCAATCACTATTTGAGGAAATGGAGGAAAGACGATGCCACATATTGACATTAGAATGTACGAAGGCCGAACGCGTGAGCAGAAGGAGGAGATTGTCTCTGTATTCACGCGGGAGCTATCCCGGATTATTGAACGGGAGGAACGGTTTATTACCGTCGAATTTCAAGAAATTCCCCTAGATGAGAATGCTCCGGCAAACCTGTTGAAAGCAGGATCTGGAGGAAACGGTTATGAAAGCTAAGATAACCGGGGTAGACCTTATAAGCTACAAGCCCAATACGAAAAAGTCCCTTCTTACAAACATGTGGAAATTCAGGGCGCTTTATGTAATCGCGCTTCCCGGGATCTTGTACTTTATCATTTTCAAGTACGTGCCGTTGGCCGGTTCAGTTATTGCGTTTCAGAACTACAACATTTTCAAAGGCTTTACGGGCAGCGAATGGGTGGGATTTGAGCACTTTAGGACCATGTTTCAATACCAGGATTTCGGACGAATCTTAAGCAATACGATTCTGCTGGGCCTGTATGATCTCATATTTGCTTTCCCTGCTCCGATAGTGCTTGCGCTCCTGCTGAATGAAATTCGTCTTGTGTTTTACAAACGGTTTTTGCAAACGGTGGTTTATATGCCCCACTTCCTGTCCTGGGTAATTGTCAGCGGAATCGCCTTGGGCATCCTCTCCCCAGGAACAGGGATAGTGAACCAGGTTTTACAGGCCTTCGGGTTTGAGCCGATTTATTTTCTTGGTGAAAATTCCTACATTCGCACGATTCTGATCAGTTCCGGCATTTGGCGGGATTCCGGGTACGGTACGATCATTTACCTGGCCGCGTTGGCAGGAATCAACCCGGACCTGTATGAGGCTTCAGAAGTGGACGGAGCCGGGCGCTGGAAACAAACCATGGCCATTACGCTCCCGTCTCTTATACCGACGATTATGATTTTGTTCCTTCTCCATATCGGGAGATTTCTTGATCTTGGCTTCGAGCGGGTATGGGTATTCCTGAACGCGCTCAATACCGGGAACGGGGAGATTCTGGACACTTATATCTATAAGGCGGGGCTGTTGTCTCAGCAATACAGCTATACAACAGCAGTGGGGCTATTCAAGTCGGTAGTGGGACTCATTCTGGTGCTCATCGGCAACATTTTGAGCAAGAAAACAACCGGTGAATCGCTGTATTAAACGCTCTTTATGGAGGTAGGGATGATGAGAGGACGCTATACTCGCGGTCAGAATCTATTTAATGTCTTTAATCTTTTCTTTCTGACCGCCCTTGCTTTGGCTATGTTTCTGCCATTCCTGAACGTGATTGCCCAATCCTTCAGCAGCTCTGATGCCATTATTAATGGCAAGGTAGGCTTGCTGCCAAAAGACTTTACGGCGATCAATTATCAGTACGTTTTCAGCGATCGGTCCATTTGGCGGGCGTTCGGCGTCTCTGTCTATATTACGGTGCTGGGCACCGCAATCAATCTGATTGCGACCTCGTCTCTCGCTTATCCGGTGTCGCGTCAGGAATTCGTAGGCCGCAAATACATCGTCATGATGGTACTGTTCACCATGGTATTCAGCGCCCCCCTTATTCCGAACTTTATCCTGATCAAGAACTTGGGGCTTATGAACTCCCTTTGGTCGCTCATGCTGCCGGGCGCCATCAGCGCTTTTAACTTCTTCGTGATGAGAAGCTTCTTCATGCAGCTGCCCCAGGAGCTGATTGACTCCTCCCGGATCGACGGGTGCGGCGAGCTGCGGATCATCGTCAGTATGGTGCTGCCGCTGTCCAAACCGGTAATGGCCTCATTGGGGATTTTCTACGCCGTCGGGCACTGGAACACGTACATGAGCGCTCTGTATTACATCAACAAACCGTCCTTATGGCCTCTGCAGGTGATGCTGAAGAAGCTCTTCGAGACGGACGATATCAGCGTCGACCCGGCTTCCTCGGTCTATAGCTCTCTGGCGCACACATCACCTGAGGGCATCAAAATGGCCGTTATCATTGTCGCTACTATTCCGATTATCATGATTTATCCGTTTCTTCAACGCCATTTCGTTAAAGGAATGATGGTCGGCTCCGTGAAATCCTGATCTATCATAATATGATAGAATAGGAAACGCGTAAAGCGAGACGAATCGGAAGGTGGGATCCATGGATGAGGTGTGTATTGATCGTAGACGACGAGCCCATGATTCGGAAGGGTCTCTCTATCATGATCCGTCAATGCGGCGGGCATCCGTATAACATCAAGCTGGCCCAGAATGGGGAAGAGGCGATTCAGCTTATTATGGAGGAACAGCCGGATTTTCTTTTTACAGATATCCGTATGCCCAGGGTAGACGGACTGGAGCTGTGCCGGCGGCTGTCGGAGATGGAGACGGATATTCAGACCGTTGTCATCTCGGGCTATGGAGATTTTGAATACGCCCGCCAATGCTTGTCCTATGGAGTGAAAGAATATCTCCTGAAGCCCGTAAGCAAAGGGAACCTTCAAAATGTGATCGCCAAGTTGGAGGCGAATAGAGAGAAGCTTGGGAGCTTTGTCTCTGTCGCCAAGCTCGATGAATGGGTCGTGCGGATGGATGATGCCATCTGGACCTTGGATAAAGAGAAGCTATCCCTTGTGCTGAAGGAATGGGAAACTGACTTTCTGCAGCGCAGGATGAGCCGAAGCCAGCAAAAAGAGCTTCTGGAAGAGGGTTACACCTTGCTCGTGAAGAAGCTCCATCTCAATTCAGTCACACCCGGTAAAAGTGTGCTTGACCTGTCCGCAGCAACCGGAGCTGAACAGTTGTTCCACCGCTTCGCAGAGGCGTCGGAAGCTATACTGGAAGAACTTCGGAGAAAGCGCAAGGGCAAGGCGAAGGACCCGATAGAGGAAGCTAAAGCCTTCATCGAAAAGCATCTCCACCAGGAAGTTTCGCTGGAGGAGGTGGCTGAGGTGCTCGGTCTGAATGCCTCTTACTTCAGTCAGTTGTTTAAGCACTCAACGGGAGAGACCTTCGTACACTACCGCATTAAACGCAGGATGGAGAAGGCTAAGAGGCTGCTTGCCGATTCAAGCTATCGGATAACCGATATTTCCTATGAGGTCGGGTATGCGGACCACCCCCATTTTACGAAGACGTTCAAGAAGTTCACGGGGCTGGCTCCCTCCGAGTACCGCAACCGGCTGGGAATTGATTGATGAGAAAAAGTCTGTCGAACAAGCTGTTTGCCTCCTTTCTGACCGTCATCGTTCTATCCTTGTCCATGGTAGGGTTTATCACTTATTTTAAGGCTTCGGTAGCGCTGGATAAGTCTTCGGAGAAGTCCATTGCCCAAGTCATCAGAAGCGCGTCCTATCAAACGGACCTGTATTTGCAAAATTATGAAAAGGCCAGCGATTCCATTCTGTCCTACAATCAAGTCAAACAGTTCCTTGATATGGACCCGGAGGACAGCTACTCTTACTATCAATATACGAATGACATACAGAAGTATTTGTTTCGCTCTCTGTTCATTCTTTATCCTCAGATTAACCTGATGTACGTCATCGGCGAACACGGTAGGGCCATCAGCGACGATAACTTGAATCAGGCGCACAGCCTGCAGTTTCATCCCCAGGAACGCTACCGTTTCTTAAGCGAGCATACGCCGGAGAGCGGACGCATCACCATTCTCAACACGAATGTGATGAATGAAGGGGATCAGAACATTATTACGATGGTCCGCCGAATCAGAGGTGTCTCTTCCTATCGTCCCAAAGGCATTGTGGCCATCGAATTCAAGGCAGAGGATCTTGCCCGCATATGGGAACCTCTTGATCTGGGACAGGGCGGGTCCTACTTTATCATGGACGAATTCGGCAAACTCCTATACCGGCCCGAAGGGAACAAGAACCATCCAGGGTTATCTGCTGATCACATCCGAAACGTATTTCAACACCCGAACGATTCTGTCGTGGAGAAGGTAGATGGGAAAGAGTATATGTTCGTGTCAAGAAAATCCGATTATTCCAAATGGCAACTTGTGGTATCCATACCGGTTGGCGAGCTGCGCAAGCCCATTTCTACCATTCGTACGACCACGCTAGTTGTGGGAGTTCTCACGCTTATCGGTACACTGTTGCTTGCCACCTGGTTCGGACGATCCATCACGAAACCGGTCCTGATTCTCAAGGAAGGCATGAGGCAGACGGAAAAAGGAAATTGGCGCAGGCTTGAGATGGACGGCCGTCAGGATGAACTGGGGGGATTGATGCGCAGCTACAATCTTATGGTGACCCGGCTGTCCGAAATGATCGAGCGGGTATATGAAGCGGAGCTTACGACCCAGAAGGAGGCTCTGGAGCGTCATCAGGCTGAATTCCAGGCACTTCAGCTGCAGATTAATCCGCACTATCTGTATAACACGTTAGAGACCATTAAATGCTACGCGGTTGTGCAGGATTCGGACGAGATATCGGAAATAGTGGAGGCGATGGCGTTCATGCTTCGCTACTCCATCCAAACCAACCTGGAGGAGATTACGATTGCCAATGAGCTTCACCATGTACTGAGCTACATGACGATTCTCAAGCACCGGATCGGCAGGGAGTTCGAAATCGACGTAGTGATTCCACCGGCGCTGCTTCTGGCCAAGACGGTCAGGCTGACGCTGCAGCCCTTGATCGAAAATATTTTTCAACATGCGTTTCCCGATGGGATTGAAGACAGGCACTATATTCGAATCGACGCCAGGGTAGAGGGAGACCGGTTTCTCGTTCAAGTAGAGGATAACGGCTCAGGGATGTCCCGGGAACGGCTCGACAAGCTTCGCGAGAAGCTGAATCTGAACCAGCTGGCGGATACGGAAGGAGACTCTCTCTATCATAGAGGTGGGATCGGCCTCATGAACGTGCACCGCAGAATTCAAATGGTGTTCGGTGAACAATACGGGTTAAGCATCGAAAGCGTGGAGAATGAGGGAACACGGCTGATCTTGTCCATGCCTGCAGAGTGAGGAAATAGATGTTTTAAGAAAAAACTACGATTATATAAGATGAACTTAAGAATGGAGTAGTGGAGTTGCCAGAAAGACTATTGCATAGAGCATTCTGGCAGCTTGGATGTAACATTCTTAAGTTCACGTTCTATAGGAGGAAATTTGCAATGAAAATTGATTTGACTGGTAAAATCGCGCTTGTTACAGGGTCCAATGCAGGGATAGGCCGACAAATTCTGGAGACTTTGGCTGCTTCCGGCGCCAAAGTGGCCGTAAACTATTTGTTCGGTTCTTCAGAGGAGACGGTCGAAGCCGTCCGTCAGGCCGGAGGAGAAGCTTATGCTTTTCAGGCAGATGCAACAAGTCCTGCCCAACTGGACAACATGGTGAAGGAAATAGAGGAGCATTTCGGTGGAACCATCGATATTCTCGTCAACAATGCGGGCGGCATGGTCAAGCGGGTCCCCAATACCGAAATGGACGAAGAACATTACAACAAGGTGATGGACGTCAATTTTAAATCATGCGTGTTTGCCTGCAAAGCCGTAGCACCAGGAATGATTGCCAAGAAAAGCGGTAAAATCATCAATGTGTCTTCCCTCGCGGCTCATGACGGCGGCGGACCGGGCGCTTCCATCTATGCTGCGGGCAAAGCGGCGGTATGGGCTTATACCAAGGGACTTGCCAAGGAATTGAGTCCTCACGGGATTAATGTAAACGCTATCTCTCCCGGGTTCATTGGTCAGACCGCTTTCCATGCCACCTTTACAGCGGATGCGGCAAGACAGGCGACGATTGCGAAGATTCCGATGGGCCGGGAAGGCGCTCCGCAGGATGTGGGCAACGTAACACTATTCCTCGCTTCGGAGCTGTCGGATTATCTGACAGGCGAAATCATTGAAATTAACGGAGGCTTGTTCATGCGATGATGAACCTTAAGGAGAAAGCAGACACTTTTTCCTGGGTTGGCCCTGTGGTGGATAAATTGAAGACGGAGCTGGACCCTTTCCGGGAAGAAGAGATTCTGCTTCCGGCAGAACCCGGCGGCTGGTGGCACCAATATGTGTGTCCCCGGCATCATACCGAGCTAATCTTCGATGCTGCGGAGCAGGATGCGTTTGTCTTTTCTTGTCCGAAGGGCTGCAAGCTGGAAGGTGAACCCTACCGGGGAGCATGGCTGGTATACCGGCATCAGGCGATGGCGCGGTACGCGCTGCAGGCTGCCGCGGTATACGCCGCAGACGGGGAAGACTTCTATAGCGGCCTGGCCCAGACGATTCTTGTCGGTTATGCGGAACAGTTCCCGCTGTATCCGGTTCATCCTGATGGTCAACCTTGGATGCTTAGGGGCCGTGCCTTTCATCAGGCGCTGACGGAGGCTATCTGGTCCACCACGCTTATTCGGGCCTATCTGCTTCTAGTGGACAATGGAGTGACATTCACGGAGGAGGAAGAGAAGAAACTGCAGGTGTTCTTCCTGATGCTGGAGGAGAGCATGGAGCAGTACCGCCACATCCTGATTCACGAGAAGCAGAATGCAGAGAGCAATTATACTGCATGGCTGAACGCCAGCCTGGCTTGCGTATATGCCGCCAAGGGTAGCAGGGAAAAGCTCGCTTCCCTGCTGAAGGGGGAAGGCGGATTCTATCATCATCTGTCCATTGGCGTCAAGCCGGACGGCTTTGAATTTGAAGGCAGCACGTACTATCATATTTTTGTGCTGCGGGCTTATCTCATCACGGCCGAGATGGCCGGGCGCTTCGGAGTTGACCTCTATGACGCCAGGGGAGATCAAGGACAATCCATCCGTGGCATGTTTCAGTTGCTGGTGGAGCTTAGTGGGGACAACGGGGAGCTTCCAGCCCTGCATGAT
This window encodes:
- a CDS encoding MaoC family dehydratase, translated to MRFNEFFVGQVFKTKSIRITKESITSFAAEFDPQYMHLDEDKAKQGVFNGIIASGIQTIAVSFKLWVETGSYGDDVIAGTAMNNLKFIKPVYPDDELHTIVEVIAVQEKKNETGLVTVLLSTFNDKDERVFEGDLSVLVKQ
- a CDS encoding SDR family NAD(P)-dependent oxidoreductase; the protein is MKIDLTGKIALVTGSNAGIGRQILETLAASGAKVAVNYLFGSSEETVEAVRQAGGEAYAFQADATSPAQLDNMVKEIEEHFGGTIDILVNNAGGMVKRVPNTEMDEEHYNKVMDVNFKSCVFACKAVAPGMIAKKSGKIINVSSLAAHDGGGPGASIYAAGKAAVWAYTKGLAKELSPHGINVNAISPGFIGQTAFHATFTADAARQATIAKIPMGREGAPQDVGNVTLFLASELSDYLTGEIIEINGGLFMR
- a CDS encoding carbohydrate ABC transporter permease, whose amino-acid sequence is MRGRYTRGQNLFNVFNLFFLTALALAMFLPFLNVIAQSFSSSDAIINGKVGLLPKDFTAINYQYVFSDRSIWRAFGVSVYITVLGTAINLIATSSLAYPVSRQEFVGRKYIVMMVLFTMVFSAPLIPNFILIKNLGLMNSLWSLMLPGAISAFNFFVMRSFFMQLPQELIDSSRIDGCGELRIIVSMVLPLSKPVMASLGIFYAVGHWNTYMSALYYINKPSLWPLQVMLKKLFETDDISVDPASSVYSSLAHTSPEGIKMAVIIVATIPIIMIYPFLQRHFVKGMMVGSVKS
- a CDS encoding glycoside hydrolase family 11 protein — translated: MKQKRMRLLLAIFICIVLALPAVSVQAATTITSNQSGTQDGYYYELWKDSGTTSMTLDSGGTFSAQWSNIGNALFRKGKKFNETQTHQQIGNISVNYSANYQPNGNSYLCVYGWTVDPLIEYYIVDSWGSWRPPGGTSKGTITVDGGTYDIYETTRVNQPSIKGTATFQQYWSVRTSKRTSGTISVSEHFKAWESRGMPMGKMYEASLTVEGYQSSGSATVTSNTITIGGGGGPTPTPSPSTGTKKESESMTKSGQYTSNISSPFSGVALYANNDSVKYTQYFESGTHNFSLRGASNNSNMARVDLKIAGQTKGTFYFGGSSPAVYTLNNVSHGTGNQEIELVVTADDGTWDAYIDYLEIN
- a CDS encoding nitrous oxide-stimulated promoter family protein, which codes for MTKEVKRQFNDGSKIRREQELVSKMIYIYCKKKHHQKVFCVECQDLNDYARKKLSLCQFGEEKTACSKCPIHCYKQDYRQRIKDIMRFSGPWMLLYHPIESIRHIPIPGQLRK
- a CDS encoding ABC transporter permease: MKAKITGVDLISYKPNTKKSLLTNMWKFRALYVIALPGILYFIIFKYVPLAGSVIAFQNYNIFKGFTGSEWVGFEHFRTMFQYQDFGRILSNTILLGLYDLIFAFPAPIVLALLLNEIRLVFYKRFLQTVVYMPHFLSWVIVSGIALGILSPGTGIVNQVLQAFGFEPIYFLGENSYIRTILISSGIWRDSGYGTIIYLAALAGINPDLYEASEVDGAGRWKQTMAITLPSLIPTIMILFLLHIGRFLDLGFERVWVFLNALNTGNGEILDTYIYKAGLLSQQYSYTTAVGLFKSVVGLILVLIGNILSKKTTGESLY
- a CDS encoding sodium-dependent transporter: MNQFKGEKSLLTEKKERFSSSGFIFAAIGSSVGLGNMWKFPYITGENGGAAFFLLFIVCLVLIGLPVLLAELAIGRSGRGSAATSFIRAGGGKGWKAAGILQVVAPFLILSFYIIVAGWTLNYAMIAFNGQLFSTSDYAGEFGSFISGYMPIVWQGVAILITAGVVILGVSGGIEKFNKVLIPGLVVLLIVLMIRAVTLPGAGAGVSFFLKPDFSVLTAESALVALGHAFFSLSLGMGILLTYGSYVDKNQSLGTAALAIGAGDLLYAFIAGLIIFPTTFSFGIAPDQGPSLIFIALPAAFSAMPFGAFFGGLFFILLAIAALTSAVSLLEVPVSFAMERWNWSRQRSVWILSLVCFLLGIPSAMSLGMFPELTFGGKALFDWIDFITSNIMLPLGGLLVTIFAGYFWKGAAEAAGLQKRWFRIWLFMLRYVAPILVFLVLLHTSGILTF
- a CDS encoding response regulator transcription factor, producing the protein MRCVLIVDDEPMIRKGLSIMIRQCGGHPYNIKLAQNGEEAIQLIMEEQPDFLFTDIRMPRVDGLELCRRLSEMETDIQTVVISGYGDFEYARQCLSYGVKEYLLKPVSKGNLQNVIAKLEANREKLGSFVSVAKLDEWVVRMDDAIWTLDKEKLSLVLKEWETDFLQRRMSRSQQKELLEEGYTLLVKKLHLNSVTPGKSVLDLSAATGAEQLFHRFAEASEAILEELRRKRKGKAKDPIEEAKAFIEKHLHQEVSLEEVAEVLGLNASYFSQLFKHSTGETFVHYRIKRRMEKAKRLLADSSYRITDISYEVGYADHPHFTKTFKKFTGLAPSEYRNRLGID
- a CDS encoding cache domain-containing sensor histidine kinase, which codes for MRKSLSNKLFASFLTVIVLSLSMVGFITYFKASVALDKSSEKSIAQVIRSASYQTDLYLQNYEKASDSILSYNQVKQFLDMDPEDSYSYYQYTNDIQKYLFRSLFILYPQINLMYVIGEHGRAISDDNLNQAHSLQFHPQERYRFLSEHTPESGRITILNTNVMNEGDQNIITMVRRIRGVSSYRPKGIVAIEFKAEDLARIWEPLDLGQGGSYFIMDEFGKLLYRPEGNKNHPGLSADHIRNVFQHPNDSVVEKVDGKEYMFVSRKSDYSKWQLVVSIPVGELRKPISTIRTTTLVVGVLTLIGTLLLATWFGRSITKPVLILKEGMRQTEKGNWRRLEMDGRQDELGGLMRSYNLMVTRLSEMIERVYEAELTTQKEALERHQAEFQALQLQINPHYLYNTLETIKCYAVVQDSDEISEIVEAMAFMLRYSIQTNLEEITIANELHHVLSYMTILKHRIGREFEIDVVIPPALLLAKTVRLTLQPLIENIFQHAFPDGIEDRHYIRIDARVEGDRFLVQVEDNGSGMSRERLDKLREKLNLNQLADTEGDSLYHRGGIGLMNVHRRIQMVFGEQYGLSIESVENEGTRLILSMPAE
- a CDS encoding tautomerase family protein, which translates into the protein MPHIDIRMYEGRTREQKEEIVSVFTRELSRIIEREERFITVEFQEIPLDENAPANLLKAGSGGNGYES